A window of Paenibacillus sp. 19GGS1-52 contains these coding sequences:
- the mutS gene encoding DNA mismatch repair protein MutS, producing MAEYTPMIEQYLRVKEGAKDAFLFFRLGDFYEMFFEDALLASKELEITLTARAGGGDERIPMCGVPYHAAEGYIQRLIEKGYKVAICEQLDDPTTTKGMVRRDIVRVVTPGTVMDGKIISDKSNNYLVCVTENDGMMALAACDLTTGELYVTSVLSGAEWLRDEIGIYEPAEIIGDPALLELLRRETSLLEKPVVYTPWEKRDEEMARRQFGEAAWVRLEKERGHNLALLISYLSETQRRSLGQLSQISPYEPGNYMILDPFTRRNLELTETVRERSKKGSLLWLLDHTETSMGARLLRRRIDKPLLQRAPIERRLEAVDFLYNQFIVREDLRLALKEIYDLERLVGRIAFGSANGRDLNALKLSLLQIPTLKEMCLSSGSATLREIGAAMDECAELREDIDRAIVEDAPVSVRDGGMIRLGYHERLDEFREASTNGKRWIAELEAKERLATGIKSLKIGYNKIFGYYIEITRANLASLPEGRYERKQTLANAERYVTPELKEKEALILEAQDKMTDLEYSLFTELRERISGEIPRLQSLAEKVAEIDVYQCLAAVSAEHRFVKPTLTDSYDMHIEGGRHPVVEAVLKDSAFIANGSHLSKGEGNILLITGPNMAGKSTYMRQVALICILAQIGCFVPAASAEVSLIDRIFTRIGAADDLIGGQSTFMVEMADIQVMTEKATARSLIIIDELGRGTSTSEGMAIAQAVIEYVHDTIACKALVSTHFHELAHLEQSLQGLRNYSMAVQESGDKVNFLRKLVPGAADSSYGIYCARLAGLPEGIIDRAYRLLQNIELAAAPGAVTLNYGVGYEGQAVAKENKSAYAEAAVTLAHSEQVAEREVVQLSIFGEEEPRKSRKGGAGVIAAVEVKENPALKELIAAVKGVDLMNMTPLQAMGLLNDLKIKANDL from the coding sequence ATGGCAGAATATACACCGATGATTGAGCAATATTTACGGGTGAAAGAGGGGGCGAAGGACGCCTTTCTATTTTTTCGGCTGGGCGATTTCTATGAAATGTTCTTTGAGGACGCCTTGCTTGCTTCGAAGGAACTTGAGATTACCTTAACAGCCCGCGCGGGTGGAGGTGATGAGCGTATTCCGATGTGTGGCGTACCTTATCATGCCGCAGAGGGCTATATTCAGCGGCTAATTGAAAAAGGCTATAAGGTCGCCATATGTGAGCAGCTTGACGATCCGACGACCACCAAGGGTATGGTGCGGCGTGATATCGTGCGTGTCGTAACGCCGGGAACGGTCATGGATGGCAAGATAATCAGTGACAAGAGCAACAATTATCTGGTCTGTGTCACCGAGAACGATGGGATGATGGCCCTGGCGGCTTGTGACTTAACTACTGGTGAGCTGTATGTTACCTCTGTGCTCTCGGGAGCAGAATGGCTGCGGGATGAGATTGGCATTTATGAACCTGCTGAGATTATTGGCGATCCTGCTCTTTTGGAGCTTTTGCGTAGGGAAACATCGCTTCTGGAAAAACCTGTTGTGTATACTCCCTGGGAGAAACGCGATGAGGAAATGGCACGCCGTCAATTTGGCGAAGCAGCATGGGTACGGTTGGAGAAAGAACGGGGCCACAATCTAGCTTTGCTGATCTCCTATTTAAGCGAGACCCAGCGGCGTTCACTAGGACAACTAAGCCAGATTTCTCCTTATGAGCCTGGCAATTATATGATTCTCGATCCGTTCACACGACGGAATCTGGAACTTACAGAAACCGTGCGAGAACGGTCGAAGAAGGGTTCGCTGCTCTGGCTGCTGGACCATACCGAAACGTCGATGGGCGCGCGGCTGTTGCGGCGCAGAATTGATAAGCCGCTGCTGCAGCGGGCACCCATTGAACGGCGGCTGGAAGCTGTGGATTTTTTGTACAACCAGTTTATTGTCCGTGAGGATTTGCGTCTTGCATTGAAAGAAATTTATGATCTGGAGCGCTTGGTCGGTCGTATTGCCTTTGGCAGTGCGAACGGCCGGGATCTGAATGCACTGAAGCTGTCGCTGCTGCAAATCCCGACGTTGAAGGAAATGTGTCTGTCTTCTGGTTCAGCAACGCTGCGGGAGATTGGAGCCGCTATGGACGAATGCGCGGAGCTGCGAGAGGATATTGATCGCGCTATTGTTGAGGATGCGCCAGTATCTGTGCGTGACGGCGGAATGATTCGTTTGGGTTATCATGAGCGGCTGGATGAGTTCCGGGAAGCAAGTACGAACGGCAAACGCTGGATTGCCGAACTCGAAGCGAAGGAACGTCTGGCGACAGGCATCAAGTCACTGAAGATCGGCTACAACAAAATTTTTGGTTATTATATAGAAATTACCCGCGCGAACCTGGCTTCACTGCCGGAAGGTCGGTATGAACGCAAGCAGACGCTGGCAAATGCTGAACGTTATGTTACCCCGGAGCTGAAAGAGAAGGAAGCTCTTATTCTGGAAGCCCAGGACAAGATGACGGATCTGGAATATAGCCTGTTTACAGAACTTCGTGAACGGATCAGCGGCGAAATTCCGCGCCTGCAGAGTCTTGCGGAGAAGGTCGCAGAAATTGATGTGTACCAATGTCTTGCAGCGGTCAGTGCGGAGCATCGCTTCGTGAAGCCTACGCTAACAGACAGTTATGATATGCATATTGAAGGCGGACGACATCCTGTAGTTGAAGCTGTACTAAAGGATTCGGCGTTTATTGCTAATGGGAGCCATCTCAGCAAGGGTGAAGGGAATATTCTGCTGATTACCGGTCCTAATATGGCGGGCAAAAGCACCTATATGCGTCAGGTTGCCCTCATTTGCATCTTGGCGCAGATCGGCTGTTTTGTGCCTGCGGCAAGCGCCGAGGTGTCACTGATTGACCGTATCTTTACGCGTATCGGAGCAGCAGACGACTTGATTGGCGGCCAGAGCACGTTCATGGTAGAAATGGCCGACATTCAGGTGATGACCGAGAAAGCAACCGCCCGCAGTCTGATCATTATTGATGAGTTGGGACGCGGTACTTCGACTAGCGAGGGGATGGCAATTGCTCAAGCCGTGATTGAATATGTGCACGATACCATTGCCTGCAAAGCGCTTGTCTCGACTCATTTTCATGAGCTGGCCCATTTGGAGCAGAGTCTGCAAGGCTTGCGCAATTATTCCATGGCCGTTCAAGAGAGCGGCGACAAAGTAAACTTCCTGCGCAAGCTTGTGCCGGGAGCTGCAGACAGCAGCTATGGTATTTATTGCGCCCGATTAGCCGGTCTGCCCGAAGGGATTATCGACCGTGCTTACAGGTTGCTTCAGAACATTGAGCTAGCTGCTGCACCTGGTGCAGTGACTCTTAATTATGGAGTGGGTTATGAAGGACAAGCAGTTGCGAAAGAGAATAAATCTGCTTATGCTGAAGCAGCAGTAACACTGGCCCATTCGGAGCAAGTAGCGGAACGTGAAGTGGTGCAGTTGTCCATCTTCGGCGAGGAAGAGCCGCGCAAGAGCCGCAAAGGCGGTGCTGGTGTTATTGCTGCAGTCGAAGTAAAAGAAAATCCAGCGCTTAAAGAATTAATCGCAGCTGTTAAGGGTGTTGATCTGATGAACATGACCCCACTGCAGGCGATGGGCCTGTTGAACGATTTGAAGATAAAAGCCAACGATCTTTAA
- the mutL gene encoding DNA mismatch repair endonuclease MutL: MAKIHILDEHIANQIAAGEVVERPASVVKELVENAIDAGSTRIEVTVEEGGLQSIRVKDNGSGIEPEDCETAFYRHATSKIANGRDLFLITSLGFRGEALPSIAAVSKVSLLTATADDGKGRLIDIEGGKLIRNEDSPSGVGSDLAVRELFFNTPARLKYMKSIQTELGHISDAMYRMALAHPTISFTLHHNGNQLLHTLGNGDQLQVIAAVYGTSAAKAMLPIAAEDLDYRISGFISRPEWTRSNRNGITTIVGGRYIRNNGLNAAILRAYHTLLPINRYPLLVLQLDMHPSLVDVNVHPAKLEVRFSKEIELFKFVEEEIRKVLLGQSLILRPGKEMIGQKGSSSFIQEQFAFSKGNIPQISAGDASTPDLPVTEDFPHGDRPGSTLGPLSNNQAVSDRSSDGNPAGNRNTGGNSQTADQAGLHQARESAASYGSSNRQSQSRGPQSTVGSSYRPMAATLPRGQMPAAEELWAPADGEASSLPEFPELNYIGQHHGTYIIAQNDGGLYLIDQHAAHERINYEYYYEKFGRPEEASQELLLPITLEFTPSESRQLSERLHWFEQAGVYLEHFGGQTFLVRSLPYWFPEGDEKAVIEEMAEWVLSERFIDLAKLREKSSILCSCKASIKANQKLTEQEVDSLLSRLAACRQPYTCPHGRPIVVSFSTYDLEKLFKRVM; encoded by the coding sequence TTGGCCAAAATTCATATATTGGATGAGCATATTGCCAACCAGATTGCTGCCGGGGAAGTTGTAGAACGTCCTGCTTCGGTCGTGAAGGAGCTAGTGGAGAACGCCATTGATGCAGGCAGTACCCGAATTGAAGTGACTGTCGAGGAAGGTGGCCTGCAGAGCATCAGGGTCAAAGACAATGGCTCAGGAATAGAACCTGAGGATTGTGAGACTGCTTTTTACCGCCATGCTACAAGTAAAATAGCGAACGGGCGCGATCTGTTCCTCATTACGAGCCTCGGCTTCCGCGGTGAGGCACTGCCCAGTATCGCTGCAGTATCCAAGGTATCTTTGCTTACTGCAACCGCTGATGACGGCAAAGGCCGCCTCATTGATATAGAAGGTGGCAAGCTGATCCGAAATGAGGATTCACCATCCGGAGTAGGCAGTGATCTTGCCGTGCGGGAATTATTTTTTAATACCCCGGCAAGGCTGAAATATATGAAGAGTATACAAACAGAGCTGGGGCATATCTCGGATGCGATGTACCGGATGGCGTTGGCTCATCCAACGATCTCGTTCACGCTGCATCATAACGGCAACCAACTGCTGCATACGCTAGGCAATGGAGATCAGTTGCAAGTGATTGCTGCCGTATACGGCACTTCTGCGGCGAAGGCAATGCTGCCGATAGCAGCGGAGGATCTGGATTATAGGATCTCCGGCTTTATCAGCCGCCCGGAATGGACGCGCTCCAACCGGAATGGGATCACTACCATTGTGGGTGGTCGATATATCCGCAACAATGGTCTGAACGCAGCAATTCTACGAGCCTACCATACACTCCTGCCAATCAACCGCTACCCGCTGCTGGTGCTACAGCTTGATATGCATCCTTCTCTCGTGGATGTCAACGTACATCCGGCTAAACTGGAAGTTCGCTTCAGTAAGGAGATTGAGCTGTTTAAATTTGTGGAAGAAGAGATCCGTAAGGTATTGCTAGGCCAAAGTCTGATTCTTCGTCCGGGTAAGGAAATGATTGGACAGAAGGGGAGCAGTTCATTTATACAGGAGCAGTTTGCTTTTTCCAAGGGGAATATTCCTCAGATTTCAGCGGGTGATGCATCTACTCCAGATTTGCCGGTTACAGAAGATTTCCCGCACGGTGACCGTCCGGGATCAACATTGGGTCCGCTCAGTAACAATCAAGCTGTGTCTGATCGGAGCAGCGATGGGAATCCAGCAGGCAATCGCAACACTGGCGGAAATAGCCAAACAGCGGACCAGGCAGGACTTCATCAAGCAAGAGAATCAGCCGCATCTTATGGCAGCAGTAACAGGCAGTCTCAATCACGCGGCCCTCAGAGCACCGTGGGCAGTAGCTACCGTCCGATGGCAGCAACGTTACCGCGCGGGCAGATGCCTGCTGCAGAAGAGCTGTGGGCGCCCGCAGACGGCGAAGCCTCCAGTCTTCCGGAATTTCCAGAGCTGAATTATATCGGCCAGCATCATGGGACATATATTATTGCCCAGAATGATGGAGGATTGTATTTGATTGATCAACATGCGGCTCATGAACGGATTAATTACGAATACTATTATGAGAAGTTTGGCCGCCCGGAAGAGGCTTCGCAGGAGTTGCTCCTGCCGATAACCCTGGAGTTCACCCCTTCCGAAAGCCGGCAGCTTAGTGAACGGCTGCACTGGTTCGAGCAGGCAGGTGTGTATTTGGAGCATTTCGGAGGTCAGACATTTCTGGTCCGATCCTTGCCCTATTGGTTCCCGGAGGGGGACGAGAAGGCAGTGATCGAAGAGATGGCCGAGTGGGTGCTGAGTGAAAGGTTTATTGATCTGGCGAAGCTGCGCGAGAAATCCTCCATCCTCTGCTCCTGCAAAGCCTCAATTAAGGCTAATCAGAAGCTGACTGAGCAGGAGGTAGATTCACTACTGTCCCGTTTGGCAGCCTGTCGCCAGCCTTATACCTGTCCACATGGACGGCCGATCGTGGTCTCTTTTTCAACCTATGATTTAGAGAAGCTGTTCAAGCGGGTAATGTAA
- a CDS encoding class I SAM-dependent methyltransferase, which yields MIITTGTNPIPEIVQRAQSLAERTGCVYAPRGTLSLPKLVERSKDEEVLVVLQEAVRLLRPGMATMEFHPSMGFVRAKRILKGEVDPMLTAAGMLPGDSVLDCTAGLGTDSLLFAVYGSESSVVTALESSLPLYGLLLEGMSHYISGQEKVNAALRRIHVVHSDHLDYLRAQPDDSIDIIYFDPMFRVPLTDSAAISPLRQFANGDALSMVSVAEAVRVARKTVLLKEKALSGEFARLGFTELLRSNSKTSYGVIQIDQ from the coding sequence ATGATTATAACAACGGGTACTAACCCGATACCGGAAATTGTACAGCGGGCGCAGAGTCTTGCGGAACGAACGGGCTGTGTCTATGCTCCCCGTGGTACTCTTTCTTTACCAAAGCTTGTCGAACGTAGCAAGGACGAAGAGGTTTTGGTTGTACTGCAGGAAGCAGTCCGTCTCTTGCGGCCTGGAATGGCAACGATGGAGTTTCATCCCAGTATGGGGTTTGTCCGCGCCAAACGAATACTGAAGGGCGAGGTTGACCCCATGCTTACCGCTGCCGGGATGCTTCCCGGGGACAGCGTACTTGATTGTACTGCAGGCCTAGGTACGGATTCCCTATTATTCGCGGTTTATGGCAGCGAAAGCTCTGTAGTAACCGCACTTGAGAGTTCACTCCCTTTATACGGACTGTTGTTGGAGGGAATGAGCCATTATATCTCCGGACAAGAGAAAGTAAATGCAGCACTGCGTCGTATTCATGTGGTGCATAGTGATCATTTGGACTATTTGCGGGCACAGCCGGATGACAGCATTGATATCATTTACTTTGATCCTATGTTCCGCGTACCGCTGACCGACTCTGCTGCGATTTCTCCGCTGCGCCAGTTCGCGAACGGAGACGCATTGTCTATGGTGAGCGTTGCAGAAGCGGTAAGGGTAGCTCGCAAAACCGTTCTTTTGAAGGAAAAAGCTTTGAGTGGTGAATTTGCGCGGCTGGGCTTCACTGAGCTGCTCCGTAGCAATTCTAAAACATCGTACGGGGTGATACAAATTGACCAGTGA
- the miaA gene encoding tRNA (adenosine(37)-N6)-dimethylallyltransferase MiaA, with protein sequence MTSETRRKVLVLLGPTAVGKTRLSLELAEAYGAEIISGDSMQVYRGMDIGTAKISPAEMQGIPHHLIDIHDPQDAYSAAEFQEQGGKLIEEISDQGKLPFIVGGTGLYIESLCYGFRFSEAVADEAFRKEMDDFAEREGALALHARLELVDPVSAARLHPNDRRRIIRALEIHLQTDTTLSASHAAQTKESPYDLCLIGLTMDRKILYKRIEDRIDSMLAEGLVAEVKGLLDHGYGRSLVSMQGLGYKEIASYLAGEMTLDEAVTLLKRDTRRFAKRQLSWFRHMNEIQWIDVEGEQNFSENFAKIRAIIAGKFLSGLEYTSEQSN encoded by the coding sequence TTGACCAGTGAAACTAGACGCAAGGTGCTGGTGCTTCTGGGGCCAACTGCTGTCGGCAAAACAAGACTGAGTTTGGAGCTTGCTGAAGCTTATGGCGCAGAGATCATTTCCGGCGATTCCATGCAGGTCTATCGAGGGATGGATATTGGTACGGCGAAAATTTCACCGGCAGAAATGCAGGGGATTCCACACCATTTGATCGATATCCACGACCCTCAGGATGCTTACTCCGCAGCAGAATTTCAGGAGCAGGGTGGCAAGCTGATTGAGGAGATCAGTGACCAGGGCAAACTTCCCTTTATTGTGGGGGGAACTGGGCTGTATATTGAGTCCTTATGCTACGGATTTCGCTTCTCTGAAGCTGTGGCAGATGAAGCCTTTCGCAAGGAAATGGATGACTTTGCAGAAAGGGAGGGGGCGCTTGCACTGCATGCCCGGCTTGAGCTTGTAGACCCGGTCAGTGCAGCCAGATTACATCCGAATGACCGCCGTAGAATTATCCGTGCACTGGAGATTCATCTCCAGACGGATACCACACTTTCTGCTTCACATGCGGCCCAAACTAAGGAATCCCCCTATGATTTATGCCTCATAGGTTTGACAATGGACCGGAAAATACTATATAAACGTATTGAAGACCGAATTGACAGCATGCTGGCGGAAGGACTTGTCGCCGAGGTGAAAGGGCTGCTCGATCATGGCTACGGCAGAAGCCTTGTATCTATGCAGGGACTTGGCTACAAGGAGATTGCCTCCTATCTCGCAGGAGAAATGACGCTGGATGAGGCTGTGACACTGCTGAAACGCGATACTCGCCGATTCGCCAAAAGACAGTTGTCATGGTTTCGCCACATGAACGAAATTCAGTGGATTGACGTCGAAGGTGAACAAAACTTTTCTGAGAATTTTGCAAAAATCCGTGCTATAATAGCAGGAAAGTTTCTCTCAGGTCTTGAATATACATCTGAACAATCTAATTGA
- the hfq gene encoding RNA chaperone Hfq — MNKSINIQDTFLNQLRKENIPATVYLTNGFQIRGIIKAFDNFTIVIDSDGRQQMVYKHAISTFTPQRSVSLMQDSGSEE, encoded by the coding sequence ATGAACAAGTCCATTAACATCCAAGATACGTTCTTGAACCAACTGCGTAAAGAGAATATCCCTGCTACAGTATATTTGACCAACGGTTTTCAGATCCGAGGGATTATTAAAGCTTTCGACAATTTTACCATTGTCATTGACAGTGACGGTCGGCAGCAAATGGTGTACAAGCATGCAATCTCGACCTTTACTCCGCAGCGTAGTGTTTCACTTATGCAGGATAGCGGAAGCGAAGAGTAA
- a CDS encoding PBP1A family penicillin-binding protein — protein MSRDDIPNRNRDRGSNQTKPKKKKKFLTKKRVLWSLFFATALAIFCALGGYLFIMLNGEKLLQENRDKLTVNETTKIYDRNANLIGELSLEKSDPVDYENIPKLLVNAFVATEDKRFFEHKGVDFWSIGRAAVKDVAARSMVEGGSTITQQLAKNIFLTRDKTFFRKATEVSIAVALENNNTKEQIITMYLNRINFGGTIYGIKAASIRYFGKSDLNDLKIWQIATLAAMPKGPSRYNPLRNPELSKERRAVVLQLMNEQGFITEQEMNEAKAVDYNYKPPESKQRYQAFIDYAVDEAENKFGLSEDDLNIGGYKIYTTMDKHAQETVEDAFADSNNFEKSVDDELVQGSMTIINQENGSIVALLGGRNYEKKGYSRVNSSRRSPGSAFKPLVAYAPALESGKFTPDSSLSNEKQCFGKYCPNNLHGYSSTISMSDALQKSENIPAVWLLNEIGVDTGFEFAKKMGIDLEDEDKNLSLALGGMSKGTNTLEMAQAYSAFANGGELRDAYTIKSITDSTGETVYKANTTPERVMSEKTAYQMTQMMQKVVEDGTGKKAKINRPVAGKTGTTQSGYTGISSNRDVWFVGYTPEWTAAVWMGYDKPSKQHLLKNSSPLAAAFWGKVMEEALRDVPEKSFPHPDNVDVSEPTATPETAQAVSGLTAEYDPTTMTVNLNWQAVPTAGVEYRIYRRETSEADFSPLLNTVAINAGDISAMPGLTYEYYVTAYYPELDIESEPSNTASLSVQDELPTQVPEATIDPNLPTATPENSGNNGGPGNGNGGNNGKDNNGKGNNGNGGNHGGGNGGEGTPPAATTPPVSETPVPTPPPAATSGPANSGADSGAVASPDPTAGAVDNGVTTQ, from the coding sequence ATGTCCAGAGACGATATACCGAACCGCAATAGAGATAGAGGATCAAATCAAACGAAACCTAAGAAGAAAAAGAAGTTTTTGACTAAGAAACGTGTGCTGTGGAGTCTGTTCTTTGCAACGGCCTTAGCGATTTTTTGTGCGTTAGGCGGCTATTTGTTCATTATGCTCAATGGAGAGAAGTTGCTTCAGGAGAATAGGGATAAATTGACTGTCAATGAAACGACCAAGATCTATGACCGCAATGCGAATCTTATCGGTGAATTGTCACTGGAGAAGAGTGATCCTGTAGATTATGAGAACATTCCTAAGCTACTCGTTAATGCATTTGTCGCTACAGAAGACAAGCGTTTCTTTGAACACAAAGGGGTCGACTTTTGGTCGATCGGACGCGCAGCAGTCAAGGATGTTGCGGCACGAAGCATGGTTGAAGGTGGCAGTACCATTACGCAGCAGTTGGCCAAAAATATATTTCTGACGCGGGACAAAACTTTTTTCCGCAAAGCGACAGAGGTATCGATTGCTGTAGCACTGGAGAATAACAATACTAAAGAACAGATCATTACGATGTATCTGAACCGGATTAACTTTGGTGGTACCATCTATGGGATCAAAGCAGCTTCCATCCGTTATTTTGGTAAAAGTGATTTGAATGACCTCAAAATATGGCAAATTGCCACGCTGGCTGCGATGCCAAAAGGTCCCTCACGCTATAACCCGCTTCGCAATCCGGAACTTTCCAAGGAACGGCGTGCAGTGGTGCTTCAGCTCATGAATGAGCAGGGTTTCATTACTGAACAGGAGATGAATGAGGCTAAGGCCGTTGATTACAATTATAAACCGCCGGAAAGCAAGCAGCGTTATCAGGCTTTTATTGATTATGCAGTGGACGAGGCAGAAAACAAGTTCGGTCTGTCCGAGGATGATCTGAATATCGGTGGATACAAAATTTACACCACAATGGATAAGCATGCCCAGGAGACCGTTGAGGATGCTTTTGCGGATAGTAACAACTTTGAGAAGAGTGTCGACGATGAGTTGGTACAAGGCTCTATGACCATCATTAATCAGGAGAATGGCAGTATAGTGGCACTGCTCGGCGGACGAAACTATGAGAAAAAAGGCTACAGCCGCGTTAACAGCAGCCGTCGTTCGCCTGGATCAGCTTTCAAGCCACTTGTTGCTTATGCACCTGCGCTGGAGTCCGGCAAGTTTACACCAGACTCTAGTCTCAGCAATGAGAAACAATGCTTTGGTAAATACTGTCCAAATAACTTGCATGGATATTCTTCGACCATCAGTATGAGCGATGCCTTGCAGAAATCGGAGAACATCCCGGCTGTATGGCTGCTGAATGAGATCGGTGTGGATACCGGTTTTGAATTCGCCAAGAAGATGGGTATTGACCTTGAAGATGAGGATAAGAATCTCTCTCTGGCGCTCGGAGGTATGAGCAAAGGAACGAACACGCTGGAAATGGCTCAAGCATACAGTGCCTTTGCGAATGGCGGAGAGTTACGAGATGCTTATACTATTAAATCTATCACGGATAGCACGGGTGAGACGGTTTATAAAGCTAATACGACACCAGAACGTGTCATGAGCGAGAAAACGGCTTACCAAATGACGCAAATGATGCAGAAGGTCGTGGAAGACGGTACCGGTAAAAAAGCGAAAATCAACCGTCCTGTTGCCGGTAAGACCGGCACGACCCAAAGTGGATATACCGGTATCAGCTCGAACCGCGATGTTTGGTTCGTGGGATATACACCGGAATGGACAGCTGCTGTATGGATGGGCTATGACAAGCCCAGCAAGCAGCATCTGCTCAAGAACAGTAGCCCTCTTGCGGCAGCATTCTGGGGAAAGGTCATGGAGGAGGCACTGAGAGATGTTCCGGAGAAATCCTTCCCGCATCCGGATAATGTCGATGTCTCTGAACCTACCGCAACCCCTGAGACAGCTCAGGCGGTAAGCGGACTGACAGCAGAGTATGATCCAACTACAATGACAGTTAATCTTAACTGGCAGGCTGTCCCTACAGCAGGCGTGGAATACCGAATTTATCGCCGTGAGACATCTGAGGCAGACTTTAGTCCACTGTTAAATACGGTAGCTATAAATGCAGGGGATATAAGCGCCATGCCAGGATTGACGTATGAGTATTATGTAACGGCGTATTATCCTGAATTGGATATAGAAAGCGAACCTTCCAACACAGCTTCTTTATCTGTACAGGATGAACTGCCGACGCAGGTGCCAGAAGCCACAATTGATCCAAACCTTCCAACGGCTACACCTGAGAATAGTGGAAACAATGGTGGCCCAGGTAATGGGAATGGAGGCAACAATGGAAAAGACAACAATGGAAAAGGCAACAATGGAAATGGCGGTAATCACGGAGGCGGAAATGGTGGAGAAGGAACACCTCCAGCTGCTACGACCCCTCCTGTATCAGAGACGCCCGTTCCTACCCCTCCACCTGCGGCAACGTCAGGACCAGCAAATTCCGGAGCCGATAGTGGTGCCGTTGCCAGTCCTGATCCAACAGCAGGAGCTGTAGACAATGGGGTCACCACACAGTAA
- a CDS encoding DUF402 domain-containing protein has product MKRKFGDRANWRRITRRHFACRYVESREFNGYITLYTIYGLKEPLWKSYGRHTYRIADKGYSWLQYFPKDSHYIVTAMFDERQNIIQWYIDTCKVQGVTDQGVPWFDDLYLDVVVLWNGEVFLLDEDELEEALERENISDGDYNLAWNTANAILHSIDAHAFPYFSLSLKHRAELFHHGEFRRK; this is encoded by the coding sequence ATGAAACGTAAATTCGGAGACCGGGCCAACTGGCGCCGGATTACGCGCCGCCATTTTGCCTGCCGTTATGTGGAGAGCCGGGAATTTAACGGTTACATTACGCTGTACACTATCTACGGACTGAAAGAACCACTGTGGAAGAGCTATGGCAGGCATACATACCGCATCGCGGACAAAGGGTATTCGTGGCTGCAATATTTCCCTAAAGACAGTCACTATATTGTGACGGCTATGTTCGATGAAAGACAGAATATTATTCAATGGTATATTGATACCTGCAAAGTTCAGGGTGTCACAGATCAGGGAGTTCCCTGGTTTGATGATTTATATCTGGATGTTGTAGTGCTGTGGAATGGAGAGGTTTTTTTGCTTGATGAGGATGAGCTCGAGGAAGCGTTGGAACGGGAAAATATTTCGGATGGCGATTACAATTTGGCCTGGAATACTGCTAACGCTATCCTGCACAGCATCGATGCTCACGCCTTTCCTTATTTCTCCCTCTCTTTGAAGCATCGTGCGGAATTGTTCCATCATGGAGAATTCAGGAGGAAATAA
- a CDS encoding YdcF family protein — MDWYVYERGSSPIRRVTRKRGFWSKRFWLIILAALVIMGLLWGAFALWNINRAATTNPMNQADAGIILGMSMWGDEPSPGLQERLDYGLKLYQAGKFSHIIVTGGLDQADLQYTEAQGMRNYLVKQGVPDSAIYMENKATSTYENLLFSKEIMNREGLSTAIIITHTYHGRRAQEIADELGYNNPELGLTDSQVLSMARHKTREVLAYTKWKLQQLFL; from the coding sequence ATGGATTGGTATGTCTACGAAAGAGGCTCATCCCCGATTCGAAGGGTGACCCGAAAACGCGGGTTTTGGTCTAAACGCTTTTGGTTGATTATTTTAGCAGCTCTTGTGATTATGGGTTTGCTTTGGGGTGCTTTTGCCCTTTGGAATATTAACCGTGCAGCTACAACCAATCCAATGAATCAAGCGGATGCAGGCATTATTCTAGGGATGTCTATGTGGGGAGATGAACCCAGTCCCGGATTGCAGGAACGTCTGGATTACGGGCTTAAACTCTATCAGGCAGGTAAATTCTCGCATATTATTGTAACTGGCGGTTTGGATCAAGCAGATCTCCAGTATACCGAGGCTCAAGGTATGCGTAATTATTTGGTCAAGCAAGGAGTGCCGGACAGCGCCATCTATATGGAAAATAAGGCTACCAGTACTTACGAGAATCTTTTATTCAGCAAAGAGATTATGAATCGAGAAGGTTTATCTACTGCGATTATCATTACTCATACCTACCATGGGCGGCGGGCTCAGGAAATTGCGGACGAGCTTGGTTATAATAATCCGGAACTCGGATTAACCGATTCTCAGGTTCTGTCCATGGCCCGTCATAAGACACGTGAGGTGCTGGCTTACACTAAATGGAAGCTCCAACAGTTATTCTTGTGA